The following proteins come from a genomic window of Halorussus halophilus:
- the surE gene encoding 5'/3'-nucleotidase SurE, translated as MNDSREILLTNDDGIDSPGIRALYDALSEVGNVTTVAPADDQSAVGRAMTYEVPVEEHELGYAVGGTPSDCVVAGLAELGPYPDIVVSGCNEGANMGAYVLGRSGTVSAAVEAAFFGVPAIAASLHIPQEEWGRDTTVPEYEEVANAVRYLVENATEAGVFEHAEYLNVNGSLPSEERAPMTVTRPSHVYDMDATRDNGVVTLHDNTWDQMESETLPDPEGTDRRAVHDGKISVSPLTAPHTTEHHDELDELAERF; from the coding sequence GTGAACGACTCCCGCGAAATCCTGCTGACGAACGACGACGGGATAGACAGCCCCGGCATTCGCGCCCTCTACGACGCGCTCTCGGAGGTCGGCAACGTGACGACCGTCGCACCCGCCGACGACCAGAGCGCCGTCGGGCGTGCGATGACCTACGAAGTGCCCGTCGAAGAACACGAACTCGGCTACGCCGTCGGCGGGACGCCCTCCGACTGCGTGGTCGCCGGACTCGCAGAACTCGGCCCGTACCCCGACATCGTCGTCTCCGGCTGTAACGAAGGTGCGAACATGGGTGCGTACGTCCTCGGGCGCTCGGGCACGGTCAGCGCCGCAGTCGAAGCCGCGTTCTTCGGCGTGCCCGCAATCGCCGCGTCGCTCCACATTCCCCAAGAGGAGTGGGGCAGAGACACCACCGTGCCGGAGTACGAGGAAGTCGCCAACGCGGTTCGGTACTTGGTCGAGAACGCGACGGAAGCAGGCGTCTTCGAACACGCCGAGTACCTCAACGTCAACGGCTCACTCCCCAGCGAGGAGCGTGCCCCGATGACCGTGACTCGCCCGTCACACGTCTACGACATGGACGCGACCCGCGACAATGGGGTCGTCACGCTCCACGACAACACCTGGGACCAGATGGAGAGCGAAACCCTACCGGACCCCGAAGGAACCGACCGGCGAGCGGTCCACGACGGAAAGATCAGCGTCTCGCCGCTGACCGCACCGCACACGACCGAGCATCACGACGAGTTGGACGAGTTAGCTGAACGGTTCTAA
- a CDS encoding GNAT family N-acetyltransferase gives MQIRDATPDDADAIQHVAVRSCRAAYADLVDDPALMDAVEDERFADDLRTWLAGLDDTVAYLVALHGDDDPDHDASVVGFAQFLWDDPTLESYVEPGDALLQSLYVDPDHWAEGVGTELLDAGLDRLPASVETVKLGVLSNNERAKRFYANRGFETVGESVFEVAETRYPIDVCARRVTESD, from the coding sequence ATGCAGATTCGAGACGCCACACCGGACGACGCGGACGCTATCCAGCACGTCGCCGTCCGCTCGTGTCGCGCGGCCTACGCCGACCTCGTGGACGACCCGGCGCTCATGGACGCGGTCGAAGACGAGAGATTCGCCGACGACTTGCGGACGTGGCTCGCCGGACTCGACGACACGGTGGCGTATCTCGTCGCGCTCCACGGAGACGACGACCCAGATCACGACGCCTCAGTCGTCGGCTTCGCACAGTTTCTGTGGGACGACCCGACGCTCGAATCGTACGTCGAACCGGGTGACGCCCTCCTGCAGTCGCTCTACGTGGACCCCGACCACTGGGCCGAAGGCGTCGGTACCGAACTGCTCGATGCGGGTCTCGACCGCTTGCCTGCGTCTGTCGAAACCGTCAAACTCGGCGTCCTCTCGAACAACGAGCGCGCGAAGCGATTCTACGCGAATCGGGGGTTCGAAACTGTCGGCGAGTCCGTCTTCGAGGTCGCAGAAACTCGGTATCCAATCGACGTGTGTGCGCGCCGGGTGACAGAGAGCGATTAG
- a CDS encoding CNNM domain-containing protein: MVDIATAGRLVAGMVLLLGNGYFVTIEFAMTRVRQFAEEEFQGSRGLERAWEMTERLEIYLSGCQLGITVCSVGLGVVAEPALAAVLDPAISALGLDGLLGGGSEGGHTALATVSALGIINLLHLTVGEQAPTYLGIERTKFVTKYGAPILYWWTRILSPIIRLADWVAKRLLSLFGVTITRSWAEEELEDETPEADTRGELLSQMGDVLGNMDLPAERRREVINALAIDRIEAADIMVQRDEVVPVSTRATTEENFETIRETPHTRFPLVGAGLDDPIGTIYVPALVRDEEKLDSGEYDFEDVASPLLTVAPDIPVSDLIDTYQDEQQELALVVEDGETLGLVTATDAFEAIAGEIEDPLDEEVEA, translated from the coding sequence ATGGTCGATATCGCTACGGCAGGACGGTTGGTCGCCGGAATGGTGCTACTGCTCGGAAACGGATACTTCGTCACTATCGAGTTTGCCATGACCCGCGTCCGGCAGTTCGCCGAAGAGGAGTTCCAAGGTTCTCGGGGTTTGGAGAGAGCGTGGGAGATGACCGAGCGATTGGAAATCTACCTCTCGGGGTGTCAACTTGGCATCACAGTCTGTAGTGTCGGTCTCGGCGTCGTCGCCGAACCCGCGCTCGCGGCGGTACTCGACCCCGCGATTTCCGCGCTGGGACTCGACGGACTCCTCGGCGGTGGCAGCGAAGGCGGCCACACAGCGCTCGCTACCGTCAGCGCGCTCGGTATCATCAACCTCCTCCACCTCACGGTTGGCGAGCAGGCACCGACGTATCTCGGCATCGAGCGAACGAAGTTCGTGACCAAGTACGGCGCACCGATTCTCTACTGGTGGACCCGAATCCTCTCGCCCATCATCCGACTTGCAGACTGGGTTGCCAAGCGACTCCTCTCGCTGTTCGGCGTCACCATCACGCGTTCGTGGGCCGAAGAAGAACTCGAAGACGAGACGCCCGAGGCAGACACACGGGGCGAACTGCTCAGCCAGATGGGAGACGTGCTGGGGAACATGGACCTGCCTGCAGAACGACGGCGCGAGGTCATCAACGCGCTCGCTATCGACCGCATCGAAGCCGCGGACATCATGGTCCAGCGAGACGAGGTGGTGCCCGTCAGTACGAGAGCGACCACTGAGGAGAACTTCGAGACGATCCGCGAGACGCCACACACGCGGTTCCCACTCGTCGGTGCCGGTCTCGACGACCCCATCGGCACCATCTACGTGCCAGCACTCGTCAGAGACGAGGAAAAACTCGACAGTGGTGAGTACGACTTCGAAGACGTCGCCTCGCCGCTGCTCACGGTCGCTCCCGACATCCCGGTCAGTGACCTGATAGACACGTACCAAGACGAACAACAGGAACTGGCGCTCGTCGTCGAAGATGGGGAGACGCTCGGACTGGTCACTGCGACCGACGCCTTCGAGGCGATTGCGGGCGAGATAGAAGACCCGCTCGACGAGGAAGTCGAGGCTTGA
- a CDS encoding alpha/beta fold hydrolase, with translation MSRGPTPETGVATVGGGNLYYRDAGSGEPLVLVHAGIADNRMWDAQFEALARHYRVVAYDLRGYGRSDTPTAPFYHYRDLASLLESFDIESAHLVGASAGGAVVRGGPSVRAIFRRVAGSLAGLRSRIHSAR, from the coding sequence ATGTCTCGCGGACCGACGCCGGAAACTGGAGTCGCAACTGTAGGCGGCGGCAACCTGTACTACCGGGATGCGGGGAGCGGAGAGCCACTCGTACTCGTCCACGCAGGTATCGCAGACAATCGTATGTGGGACGCTCAGTTCGAGGCGCTCGCGCGACACTACCGCGTCGTCGCGTACGATTTACGTGGGTACGGCCGCTCAGATACACCGACGGCCCCATTCTACCACTACCGGGACCTCGCATCGTTGCTCGAATCCTTCGACATCGAATCTGCGCACCTCGTCGGCGCGTCCGCAGGCGGTGCGGTCGTTCGTGGAGGCCCATCCGTTCGCGCAATCTTCAGACGAGTAGCAGGCTCGCTCGCGGGGCTCCGAAGTCGCATCCACTCCGCACGCTAG
- a CDS encoding carbonic anhydrase yields the protein MHQTFAELLERNSEHAAEFDSRFDDVQDSQHPDVVTVCCSDSRVLQDRMWGNDQPGHIFTCSNIGNRVVQRTDSGEAVSGDVLYPVAHTGTELAVVVGHTGCGAVTATYDALTDGVSEPAGIEHCIDLLKPRLEAGVEALPDDVSRTDAINRLVEYNVDRQVEFLRDSEEISEEVTVVGVVYDFQDVYSGKRGEVHVINVDGETGVEGLREEHPEVESRIERLWEY from the coding sequence ATGCACCAGACGTTCGCCGAACTACTGGAGCGCAATTCGGAACACGCCGCGGAGTTCGACTCGCGATTCGACGACGTACAGGACTCCCAACACCCCGACGTGGTTACGGTCTGTTGCTCGGACTCGCGGGTCCTGCAAGACCGGATGTGGGGCAACGACCAGCCGGGTCACATCTTCACTTGTAGCAACATCGGCAACCGCGTCGTTCAGCGAACCGACTCCGGCGAAGCAGTCTCGGGAGACGTACTCTACCCGGTAGCACACACCGGCACGGAACTCGCCGTCGTGGTCGGCCACACTGGCTGTGGAGCCGTCACGGCGACCTACGACGCGCTGACCGACGGGGTTTCAGAGCCTGCGGGCATCGAACACTGCATCGACCTGCTGAAACCACGCCTCGAAGCGGGCGTCGAGGCACTTCCCGACGACGTGAGCAGAACCGACGCCATCAATCGGTTGGTCGAGTACAACGTCGATAGGCAGGTCGAGTTCCTCCGAGACAGCGAGGAAATTTCCGAGGAAGTCACCGTCGTCGGTGTCGTTTACGACTTCCAAGACGTGTACTCCGGAAAACGTGGCGAAGTTCACGTCATCAACGTCGATGGCGAGACAGGAGTCGAGGGACTGCGCGAGGAGCATCCGGAGGTCGAGTCTCGAATCGAGCGGCTCTGGGAGTACTGA
- a CDS encoding CPBP family intramembrane glutamic endopeptidase, whose protein sequence is MLAYSNMQASWTLSILVGFSAFGPPVGAAVVVWATGGDLRAWLSQVFRWRIGLRWWAIAILLPLAVLAVGSGLYVLGGGPTDFESIPFVGIYLFAMIWGVLWGGGQEELGWRGFMLPVLQERYSALTASLFVGVAWAGWHLPLFLNANTTHAGWSLSQQLIWVGTILAGSILWTWMYNNTGGSVLAVAVFHAGINAMGIFHPADEAALAPGGVPDPWLNLLAEGTTGVVLVGIAVGIVLVYGGADLSNSRRPGTERIGLKPSSDSSDTARSYGEDSRHEAGDSR, encoded by the coding sequence GTGTTGGCGTACTCGAACATGCAAGCCTCGTGGACGCTGTCGATACTCGTAGGCTTCAGTGCCTTCGGACCGCCGGTCGGTGCCGCAGTCGTGGTTTGGGCGACCGGTGGCGACCTGCGAGCGTGGCTCTCGCAGGTGTTTCGCTGGCGAATCGGACTGCGGTGGTGGGCAATCGCTATTCTGCTTCCGTTGGCCGTTCTTGCGGTCGGAAGCGGACTCTACGTACTCGGAGGTGGTCCTACCGACTTCGAGTCGATACCGTTCGTCGGCATCTACCTCTTCGCGATGATATGGGGCGTCCTCTGGGGCGGTGGTCAAGAAGAACTCGGTTGGCGAGGGTTCATGCTTCCGGTGTTGCAGGAACGGTACAGTGCCCTCACAGCTAGCCTCTTCGTCGGAGTCGCGTGGGCAGGGTGGCACCTCCCGCTGTTCCTCAACGCGAACACCACGCACGCCGGGTGGTCTCTCTCACAGCAACTCATTTGGGTCGGGACGATACTCGCCGGGTCTATTCTGTGGACGTGGATGTACAACAACACTGGCGGGAGCGTCCTCGCAGTCGCCGTCTTCCACGCCGGAATCAACGCGATGGGAATCTTCCACCCTGCAGACGAGGCTGCTCTCGCTCCGGGAGGCGTTCCGGACCCGTGGCTGAACTTACTCGCAGAGGGCACGACGGGCGTCGTCCTCGTCGGCATCGCAGTCGGAATCGTCCTCGTGTACGGTGGCGCTGACCTCTCGAACTCCCGGCGTCCCGGCACCGAACGCATCGGGTTGAAACCGTCCTCAGATTCGTCTGACACAGCGCGTAGCTACGGCGAGGATAGCCGTCACGAAGCGGGTGACTCCCGGTAG
- a CDS encoding cytochrome P450 yields the protein MSELPPGPSGLPLVGSTVSFVRDPFSTYERWASEYGDVVAADIAGQTFVMVAHPDQIERVLVTDQEYYGKGSFQRDQLGDIVGDGLLLSEGEAWREQRDRLQPSFFRERLQQYATTMVEETRARTEDWGSGDTVVLNDELQNLTLAIMARTLFGFDIEDADGQFADTARTISERFNLSHVSTYLPPWIPTPRNRRYRSALKNLDTVIYDVIDSRRAEMREAEEEDSQEDLLSVLLAASDDPETDLTDETLRDEIATVILGGHDTAALAMTYTLIALSRHPAAEEKVREELDAVLGDEDPTVPDLPALSRLDAAVKEAMRLYPPAYTLFREPNQQVEIDGYDVPKGAILTIPQWVVHRDERWFDAPEEFRPDRWSDEFEESLPEYAYFPFGGGKRHCIGMRYGLMETKLVVATLLQRFEFDFQLPELSFSAALTLQPAEPLSMEVEKV from the coding sequence ATGAGCGAGTTGCCACCCGGCCCGAGCGGACTTCCCCTCGTCGGTAGCACGGTCTCGTTCGTGCGAGACCCGTTCTCGACCTACGAACGGTGGGCGAGCGAGTACGGGGACGTGGTCGCCGCCGACATCGCGGGTCAGACGTTCGTGATGGTCGCGCACCCAGACCAAATCGAGCGCGTGCTGGTCACCGACCAAGAGTACTACGGCAAGGGGTCGTTCCAGCGCGACCAGTTGGGCGACATCGTCGGCGATGGCCTGCTGTTGAGCGAGGGCGAAGCGTGGCGCGAGCAACGCGACCGACTCCAGCCCTCTTTCTTCCGGGAGCGACTCCAGCAGTACGCGACGACGATGGTCGAAGAGACCCGTGCGCGCACCGAGGACTGGGGTTCCGGTGACACCGTCGTTCTGAACGACGAACTCCAGAACCTCACGCTCGCCATCATGGCGAGGACACTGTTCGGGTTCGACATCGAGGACGCCGACGGGCAGTTCGCAGACACCGCCCGAACCATCAGCGAACGGTTCAACCTCTCGCACGTCTCGACGTACCTCCCGCCGTGGATACCTACGCCGCGAAATCGTCGCTACCGGAGCGCACTGAAGAACCTCGATACGGTCATCTACGACGTCATCGACTCGCGCCGAGCGGAGATGCGAGAGGCGGAGGAAGAGGATTCGCAGGAGGACCTTCTGTCGGTGCTGCTCGCGGCGTCCGACGACCCGGAGACCGACCTGACTGACGAGACGCTGCGGGACGAGATTGCGACCGTCATTCTGGGCGGCCACGACACGGCGGCGCTGGCGATGACGTACACGCTCATCGCACTGTCTCGACATCCAGCGGCCGAGGAGAAAGTCAGGGAGGAACTCGACGCAGTGCTGGGCGACGAGGACCCGACGGTACCCGACCTTCCAGCGCTCTCACGGCTCGACGCGGCAGTCAAGGAAGCGATGCGCCTCTATCCACCGGCGTACACGCTGTTCCGCGAGCCGAATCAACAGGTGGAAATCGACGGCTACGACGTTCCGAAGGGAGCGATACTGACGATTCCACAATGGGTCGTCCACCGCGACGAACGGTGGTTCGACGCACCGGAGGAGTTCCGGCCGGACCGCTGGAGCGACGAGTTCGAGGAGTCGCTTCCCGAGTACGCGTACTTCCCGTTCGGTGGCGGCAAGCGCCACTGCATCGGGATGCGTTACGGGTTGATGGAGACGAAACTCGTGGTGGCGACGCTTCTCCAGCGATTCGAATTCGATTTCCAACTACCGGAGCTGTCGTTCTCGGCGGCGTTGACACTGCAACCGGCAGAGCCACTTTCCATGGAAGTGGAGAAGGTGTAA
- a CDS encoding winged helix-turn-helix domain-containing protein translates to MTETGERGDHTDSPLEAAAGDDGSRAAEAFAILGNETRLAILLALWDAYDPFAIENAVSFTELRDQVNIPQGGQFSYHLNQLVGHFIRKTDAGYELRRAGLHLVQTVIAGTGIQDPVLDPTEIDQDCYLCGAPTIVTYRDEMLFWACTECDGKKGLADGPKGLLAAGEFDPAGFAGRSPKEMLNAAWTGGLLNFGLGGVCDACWGPMDGWLHLCDDHASEGLCPSCGFQESVVARFRCSVCKRHHQMVPWWLVIDHPAVVAFYYDHGVPLQYEDGIHFQPRIELHLQAHHSQELISTDPPLVRVRIQYEGDELRLTLDEELNVIDVSERT, encoded by the coding sequence ATGACTGAGACGGGGGAACGAGGCGACCACACCGACTCACCGCTGGAGGCGGCTGCTGGCGACGATGGGTCCCGCGCGGCTGAGGCGTTCGCCATCTTGGGGAACGAGACGAGGCTGGCGATCTTGCTGGCTCTCTGGGACGCGTACGACCCGTTCGCAATCGAAAACGCCGTTTCGTTCACCGAGCTACGCGACCAGGTTAACATCCCGCAGGGTGGCCAGTTCAGCTATCACCTCAACCAGTTGGTCGGGCACTTCATCCGCAAAACCGACGCGGGGTACGAACTCCGGCGCGCCGGACTCCATCTCGTACAGACCGTCATCGCAGGCACGGGCATCCAAGACCCAGTTCTCGACCCGACCGAAATCGATCAGGACTGTTACCTCTGTGGCGCCCCCACCATAGTCACCTACAGGGACGAGATGCTCTTCTGGGCTTGCACCGAATGTGATGGCAAAAAAGGCCTCGCTGATGGACCCAAGGGACTGCTCGCGGCGGGGGAGTTCGACCCGGCTGGCTTTGCCGGCCGGAGTCCGAAAGAGATGCTCAATGCAGCCTGGACTGGTGGATTGTTGAACTTCGGGCTCGGCGGGGTGTGTGACGCGTGTTGGGGCCCGATGGACGGCTGGCTGCATCTCTGTGACGACCACGCCTCGGAGGGTCTGTGTCCCAGTTGCGGATTCCAGGAGTCCGTCGTCGCTCGCTTTCGCTGTTCCGTCTGCAAACGTCACCACCAGATGGTGCCGTGGTGGCTCGTCATCGACCATCCCGCGGTGGTCGCCTTCTATTACGACCACGGTGTCCCCCTCCAGTACGAGGATGGCATCCATTTCCAACCACGTATCGAGTTACATCTCCAGGCTCACCATTCTCAAGAACTCATCTCGACGGACCCTCCTCTGGTTCGCGTAAGGATTCAGTACGAGGGCGACGAACTCCGACTCACGCTCGACGAGGAGTTGAACGTCATCGACGTGAGTGAGAGGACTTGA
- a CDS encoding chorismate mutase, giving the protein MADDDTKRRRPDEMSLAELREEIESIDREMVELIARRTYVAETVARVKEEKDMPTTDEGQEQRVMDRAGENAERFDVDANLVKAIFRLLIELNKVEQRESR; this is encoded by the coding sequence ATGGCAGACGACGACACGAAACGACGGCGGCCGGACGAGATGAGCCTCGCGGAACTCCGCGAAGAGATAGAGAGCATCGACCGCGAGATGGTCGAACTAATCGCCAGACGGACCTACGTCGCCGAGACGGTGGCGCGGGTCAAAGAAGAGAAGGACATGCCCACGACCGACGAGGGCCAAGAGCAGCGCGTGATGGACCGCGCGGGCGAGAACGCCGAGCGATTCGACGTGGACGCGAATCTGGTGAAAGCGATTTTCCGGTTGCTCATCGAACTGAACAAGGTTGAGCAGCGCGAAAGCAGATAG
- a CDS encoding shikimate kinase: protein MDGRASALAAGTVLNALACGKGSAFAIDAETTAEVTLDDSGTVSGEVAEDPDADTRLVERCVELAVAEYGETAVNEQFGGHVRTESEVPMAAGLKSSSAAANATVLATLDALGVTGDVSREDACRLGVRAARDVGVTVTGAFDDASASMLGGVTVTDNRTDELLAREEISWDVLVWTPPERAYSADADASRCERIAPVAELVADLALDRRYADAMTVNGFAFCAALGFSADPMVEALPDVAGVSLSGTGPSFVAVGEEDRLRDVRSRWNEREGTTWQTTTRNDGGRTR, encoded by the coding sequence ATGGACGGCCGGGCATCGGCACTCGCGGCGGGCACGGTACTGAACGCCCTAGCCTGCGGCAAAGGCTCGGCGTTCGCCATCGACGCCGAGACGACTGCCGAGGTGACGCTGGACGACTCTGGAACCGTCTCCGGTGAAGTCGCCGAGGACCCGGACGCCGACACGCGCCTCGTCGAGCGGTGCGTCGAACTCGCAGTCGCTGAGTACGGCGAGACCGCTGTGAACGAGCAGTTCGGTGGCCACGTCCGAACCGAGAGCGAGGTCCCGATGGCCGCGGGACTCAAAAGTTCCAGCGCGGCGGCGAACGCGACGGTGCTGGCCACACTCGACGCGCTTGGAGTCACAGGAGATGTCTCGCGCGAAGACGCGTGCCGACTCGGCGTTCGCGCCGCTCGCGACGTGGGCGTGACAGTCACTGGGGCGTTCGACGACGCCAGCGCCAGCATGCTCGGCGGCGTCACGGTCACGGACAACCGCACCGACGAACTGCTCGCCCGAGAGGAGATTTCGTGGGATGTGCTGGTCTGGACGCCGCCCGAGCGCGCCTACAGCGCGGACGCCGACGCGAGTCGCTGCGAGCGAATCGCACCGGTCGCGGAACTGGTCGCGGACCTCGCGCTCGACAGGCGCTACGCCGACGCGATGACTGTCAACGGCTTCGCGTTCTGCGCCGCGTTAGGCTTCTCGGCCGACCCGATGGTCGAAGCACTCCCCGACGTAGCGGGGGTCTCGCTGTCGGGCACCGGCCCCAGTTTCGTCGCGGTCGGCGAGGAGGACAGGTTACGAGACGTGCGGAGCCGATGGAACGAACGAGAGGGTACTACATGGCAGACGACGACACGAAACGACGGCGGCCGGACGAGATGA
- a CDS encoding DUF5796 family protein — MSARNDVAPDTLGVELTEDGIVVQYNDDRETFYHGVPKKVEDTLRTGPGKLVQILVTDPTETEGVLMYVNDRNTHDSILEQSGVGRLMLEPDEEEEMFPGVTVRADGYAIEVEADPEVARGRVFVFEEDELGEASYEIVNEADD; from the coding sequence ATGAGCGCGCGCAACGACGTCGCCCCCGACACCCTCGGCGTGGAGTTGACCGAGGACGGCATCGTCGTCCAGTACAACGACGACCGAGAGACGTTCTACCACGGCGTCCCGAAGAAAGTCGAAGACACCCTGCGAACAGGTCCCGGCAAACTCGTCCAGATTCTCGTCACGGACCCGACGGAGACGGAGGGCGTCCTGATGTACGTCAACGACCGCAACACCCACGACAGCATCTTAGAGCAGAGCGGCGTCGGCCGACTGATGCTCGAACCGGACGAGGAAGAAGAGATGTTCCCCGGCGTCACGGTGCGCGCGGACGGGTACGCCATCGAAGTCGAGGCGGACCCTGAAGTCGCCCGCGGGCGCGTGTTCGTCTTCGAAGAGGACGAACTCGGGGAAGCGTCCTACGAGATAGTGAACGAAGCGGACGACTGA
- a CDS encoding DUF7508 domain-containing protein, whose amino-acid sequence MSLPKQWKPLKRKTIGSAPERYGVYELGDEDGEILEVGWGVLRDELKDALAYGRGEQVRWETCQTKSQAEELATEHRERAGL is encoded by the coding sequence GTGAGCTTACCGAAACAGTGGAAGCCGTTGAAGCGCAAAACCATCGGGAGCGCGCCCGAACGCTACGGCGTCTACGAGTTGGGCGACGAAGACGGCGAGATTTTGGAGGTCGGCTGGGGCGTCCTGCGCGACGAGTTGAAAGACGCGCTGGCGTACGGTCGCGGCGAGCAGGTTCGCTGGGAGACCTGCCAGACGAAATCGCAGGCGGAGGAGTTAGCGACAGAACACCGAGAGCGCGCGGGGTTGTAG
- a CDS encoding DUF6653 family protein, with protein sequence MSHSLVGEDSLSDRLFWSSHANPWSVWTLVVAYPTLVIALYRRQRSLLFGTLAFVALNPLVFGEPADDSAWATRVVLGEKVWLDAGIRSSPLDALFVALTAPVHLGTIRSAIRRRPVRTTVGTVVSLLCMLLFFHRMVELYER encoded by the coding sequence ATGAGTCACTCGCTCGTCGGCGAGGATAGTCTCTCGGACCGACTGTTCTGGTCGTCGCACGCCAACCCGTGGAGCGTCTGGACGCTCGTGGTCGCGTATCCGACGCTCGTAATCGCGCTGTATCGACGACAGCGGTCGCTCCTGTTCGGGACGCTCGCCTTCGTGGCGCTGAACCCGCTCGTGTTTGGAGAACCGGCAGACGACTCGGCGTGGGCGACCAGAGTAGTGCTTGGGGAGAAAGTGTGGCTCGACGCGGGTATCCGCTCGTCGCCGCTGGACGCGCTGTTCGTGGCGCTTACCGCGCCGGTACATCTGGGGACGATTCGCTCGGCGATTCGGCGTCGGCCCGTTCGGACGACGGTCGGGACGGTGGTCTCGCTACTGTGTATGTTGCTGTTCTTCCATCGGATGGTCGAACTGTACGAGAGGTAA
- a CDS encoding DUF7128 family protein — translation MVVKTERDDMTWYRCEGCGMMFDSQEDAEQHEQNCDHEDPSYIQ, via the coding sequence ATGGTCGTCAAAACTGAGCGCGACGACATGACGTGGTATCGATGCGAGGGGTGTGGCATGATGTTCGACAGCCAAGAGGACGCCGAACAGCACGAACAGAACTGCGACCACGAGGACCCTTCGTACATCCAGTAA
- a CDS encoding uracil-DNA glycosylase, which produces MDANQQTRSNPFGMDEACTNCAALCETRKSLVHGYGDVGADFLFVGEMPDAGADETGVPFTGDERGEALQHILGLLGLNNSLPSSDEPELENVFVTYLTRCRHPERPPTDEEITTCEPYLNAEIRMINPEILVPVGERALEAIATEYTTTPADEIKMTDHHATTIRGRGFELVPMADPLEQNESEREAFLDHFESLMDSDYRQTKGRRGR; this is translated from the coding sequence ATGGACGCGAACCAGCAGACTCGTTCGAACCCCTTCGGGATGGACGAGGCGTGTACGAACTGCGCGGCACTCTGCGAGACCCGCAAGTCGCTCGTCCACGGCTACGGCGACGTGGGCGCGGACTTCCTCTTCGTCGGCGAGATGCCCGACGCGGGCGCGGACGAGACAGGTGTGCCGTTCACCGGCGACGAGCGCGGCGAGGCACTCCAACACATTTTGGGCCTGCTCGGACTGAACAACTCTCTGCCGAGTTCCGACGAGCCAGAACTGGAGAACGTCTTCGTCACCTACCTCACGCGCTGTCGTCACCCCGAGCGTCCGCCGACAGACGAGGAGATTACGACCTGCGAACCCTATCTGAACGCCGAGATTCGGATGATAAACCCCGAAATCCTCGTACCGGTCGGCGAGCGCGCGCTCGAAGCAATCGCGACAGAGTACACGACGACGCCCGCGGACGAAATCAAGATGACGGACCACCACGCGACGACGATTCGCGGCCGCGGCTTCGAACTCGTGCCGATGGCCGACCCGCTCGAACAGAACGAGAGCGAGCGCGAGGCGTTTCTGGACCACTTCGAGTCGCTGATGGACAGCGACTACCGGCAGACGAAAGGGCGACGAGGGCGGTAG